A DNA window from Danio aesculapii chromosome 1, fDanAes4.1, whole genome shotgun sequence contains the following coding sequences:
- the LOC130221766 gene encoding LOW QUALITY PROTEIN: microfibril-associated glycoprotein 4-like (The sequence of the model RefSeq protein was modified relative to this genomic sequence to represent the inferred CDS: substituted 1 base at 1 genomic stop codon) has translation MXLIWFLAALVSVASAIDYRYKPLDCSHHYKSGERFSKTYTIHPSGDHPHHVFCHMVSDGRDEDNGGWTVIQKRMDGTLNFFQPWKEYKKGFGNVEGEHWLGLEHIHHMTRHRRFILRVDMEDFHGRRGFAHYSSFSVGSEEDGYKLHVSGFRDGGAGDSLTPHNEMKFSTFDKDQDLYDKNCAREFLGGFWYKKCHHANPNGVYLWGHDRTHYAIGVCWWSWDHNYYNSLKHITMRIKPES, from the exons atGTAGCTGATCTGGTTTTTGGCAGCTCTTGTCTCTGTTGCCTCGGCCATTGACTATAGATATAAGCCATTGGACTGTTCTCATCATTACAAATCAGGAGAAAGGTTTAGTAAGACTTACACCATCCATCCAAGCGGTGACCATCCTCACCATGTTTTCTGTCACATGGTATCAGATGGCAGAGATGAAGATAACGGAGGATGGACG GTGATTCAGAAGAGGATGGACGGCACACTGAACTTCTTTCAGCCTTGGAAGGAGTACAAGAAAGGATTCGGGAATGTGGAGGGCGAACACTGGCTGG gtcTGGAGCACATCCACCACATGACACGCCACAGGAGGTTTATTCTAAGAGTGGATATGGAGGACTTTCATGGAAGGAGAGGTTTCGCTCATTACTCGTCCTTCTCTGTGGGGTCTGAAGAAGACGGCTATAAACTGCACGTTTCAGGATTCAGGGATGGAGGAGCAG GCGACTCTTTGACTCCACATAATGAAATGAAGTTCTCCACCTTTGACAAAGACCAAGATTTGTATGACAAGAACTGCGCCAGAGAGTTTCTGGGGGGATTCTGGTATAAAAAGTGTCACCATGCTAACCCCAACGGTGTGTATTTATGGGGTCACGATCGCACCCATTACGCTATCGGTGTGTGTTGGTGGAGCTGGGATCACAATTACTACAACAGCTTGAAACACATCACCATGCGGATCAAACCTGAATCCTAG